GAGCCTCGAGCACCACGCGCTTCCACACGGTCGTCACACCATCGAGGGAACCGGACGATCGGGATAGAGCTCGCGCATCGCACGGTCGTACTTGCGCTTCATGAGCAGCGAGTAGAGCAGGCGGAGGGGAGCCGGAATGTTCGCGCGCATCCATTCGTGACGCTCGTCGTCGGGAACGCTCGCGATGAGGAGACCCGCCTGGAGCGCCAGGATGTCGTTGCCCAGCTCCTTGCGATTCTTCGCCAGCGTCGCGCGGGTGTGGTCCTCCATCCAGTCCCACTCCTGCTGCGACAGCAGTGCACTGGCCAGGGGCATGATCTCGTACTCCTCCTGCCCGAGATGCTTGAGGAGCGTGTCACGAAGGACCTCGATGTCGCGCGCGAAGGTCTCGCCGAGCTCGGCATCAGCGG
This window of the Microbacterium sp. SSM24 genome carries:
- a CDS encoding hemerythrin domain-containing protein, translated to MVTKLPSSGAMPAGQEAGCDTSGLILVHRIFRWLYRELPGLIREVEPGDTDRSAIIGRYAHLDFFALHMHHETEDMALWDKLTERDPGCALHVDQMRAQHAEVAAQLARIEPQLAPWVATADAELGETFARDIEVLRDTLLKHLGQEEYEIMPLASALLSQQEWDWMEDHTRATLAKNRKELGNDILALQAGLLIASVPDDERHEWMRANIPAPLRLLYSLLMKRKYDRAMRELYPDRPVPSMV